From a single Lolium rigidum isolate FL_2022 chromosome 7, APGP_CSIRO_Lrig_0.1, whole genome shotgun sequence genomic region:
- the LOC124671573 gene encoding BTB/POZ and MATH domain-containing protein 1-like, producing MAGGSHAPVERMASRCTPATARATLAFEIVGYSLHKGIRAGKFIQSRRFSVGGHEWCIRYCPNGLPMVDINKDYLSVSLELLSKRAEDVPVLFDLRLINRATRLSSSLNYCLESPLVLSSLDPSKDTFAMGTMKKSDLEKSALLQDDCLMIECDLTVIKEPLVDQPVEVQMPPSNLSDNLGKLLETGEEADVIFKVKGEVFIAHKIVLAMRSPVFKAQLYGPMRDKTSRKITVKDMQPAVFKALLHFIYMDSLPSMEDLDDDENKEMVKHLLVAADRYAIERLKMICEGILCRSLDVESVATMLALADQHQCSRLKDACVEFVASSNRMDDVVATQGYAHLKRSCPAVLVDIYERVTKSRKT from the coding sequence ATGGCAGGAGGATCCCACGCGCCAGTAGAAAGGATGGCGTCGAGATGCACCCCCGCGACGGCGCGGGCCACGCTCGCGTTCGAGATCGTTGGGTACAGCCTGCACAAGGGCATTCGCGCCGGCAAATTCATCCAGTCACGCCGCTTCTCCGTTGGCGGGCACGAATGGTGCATCCGCTACTGCCCTAACGGACTTCCGATGGTTGACATCAACAAGGACTACCTCTCAGTATCCCTCGAGCTCCTGAGCAAGCGCGCTGAAGATGTGCCGGTGCTCTTCGACTTGAGGCTGATCAACAGGGCCACTAGGCTGTCTTCATCGCTGAACTACTGCTTGGAATCGCCGCTGGTGCTTAGTTCTCTCGACCCTAGTAAGGACACATTTGCCATGGGGACCATGAAGAAAAGCGACCTGGAAAAGTCTGCTCTACTACAGGATGACTGCCTCATGATTGAGTGCGACCTAACTGTGATCAAGGAGCCACTTGTTGACCAACCTGTGGAGGTCCAGATGCCACCATCAAACTTGTCTGATAACCTTGGAAAATTGCTAGAGACTGGTGAGGAAGCAGATGTGATATTCAAGGTTAAAGGGGAGGTTTTCATTGCGCACAAGATTGTGCTTGCTATGCGGTCGCCAGTCTTCAAGGCACAGCTCTATGGACCGATGAGAGACAAGACGAGCCGGAAGATAACTGTCAAAGACATGCAGCCTGCCGTTTTCAAGGCATTGCTTCACTTCATCTACATGGATTCGTTGCCTTCCATGGAAGATCTTGATGATGATGAGAATAAAGAAATGGTTAAGCACTTGCTAGTGGCTGCAGACCGGTATGCAATCGAAAGGCTGAAGATGATATGTGAAGGCATTCTTTGCAGAAGTCTTGATGTGGAGTCTGTTGCCACCATGTTAGCTCTAGCTGACCAGCATCAGTGCAGCAGGCTCAAAGATGCTTGTGTGGAATTTGTCGCCTCTTCAAATAGAATGGATGATGTGGTGGCAACCCAAGGGTATGCGCACCTGAAAAGATCATGCCCTGCTGTCTTAGTAGATATCTATGAGAGAGTAACCAAGTCCCGCAAAACCTAG